The genome window GTAATTCGGGTTTAGGGTATTTTAATTCGGACATAGGTTTATTCTCTTCTGATAACAAGTCAGGACCTCCCACAAGTGGAAGGCGTAAAAGTGTCTATTTTCCAAGAAATATCGCTTTCTAGCAAGCAATAGATAGATTAGAATGCGACTTTTTGTGCTTAATTCATTTCGTTGAAATGTGGGAAAATTATGAAAAAATTTAAATGGCTAGTTGTAGCGACAGTTTTGGCATTTTCGAGTATGGCTTTTTCAAAGGGAGTTATGATGGAAATGTTCCAAATGAAAAAACAGTTAAATGTATTGCAAGATGCGGAGACAACGGAACAATTCCAAACTTCTATCGCGGCATTTTTACAGCAAGCTGAAAAAGCGAAAGAGAAGATGCCGGCTAGTCTGGACGGTGATCAAGAACGTTTTGTTGGTTATCAAGCGGCAATGCAACAAGTAATTGATGTTGCGAAGCAAGCAGATAAGCAAGCTCAGCAAGGGAATTTAGTGCAAGCAAAACAGATGCTGGAAGTACTTAATGATATGAAGCAAAAGTATCATTCAGAATATAAGTAAAAATAGGAAGCGGTTGGGTTTTAGTGTTTATAACAAAAAATATTAAAATTTGACCGCTTATTTTTTATCCTGGCTCATTTTTTGGGGAATTATGGAACACACTTCATCATTAACTAAAGTCTTAGTCGCTACGGCTTCAATCATTATCATTCTTGCCGGTGTAAAAATGGCGGGCGAAATTATTATTCCGTTTTTACTTTCGTTATTTATTGCGATTATTTGTTCGCCGATTATTAAATTTATGACGAATCGCCGTATACCATTAGGTATTGCAATCAGTCTGTTATTAGGCTTGATTATTTTGGTGTTCTTTTTTATTGCCGGTATGGTTAATAGTGCAATTCAGGAATTTACCGCATCAATTCCACAATACAAAGTATTACTCACTGAGCGTTTAGATACGATATTCGCTTTGATTAAAGCCTATAATTTACCAGTTAGCGTGACCCAAGAAGACATAATTAGTAAATTTGATCCAAGCGTGGTAATGAATTTTGTTAGCCGTTTGTTATTGAGCTTTTCCGGCGTAGTGTCGAATATTTTTGTACTCTTTCTTGTCGTCATTTTTATGTTATTTGAATCACCAATGGCGAAATATAAATTGGCGTTAGCACTAAGCCCCGATGATGATTTATCAAATGAAGAATATTATCTTAATCAAGTCCTAGACGGCGTAATCGGCTATTTAGGGGTGAAAACCGTCGTGAGTGCCTTGACCGGCATTTCAATTTGGATTTTACTGGTTATGCTTGATGTACAATATGCCGTACTTTGGGCAACACTTGCATTTTTACTTAATTATATTCCTAATATCGGTTCATTTTTAGCTGGGATTCCAATAGTGTTGCAAGCTCTCTTGTTAAATGGTTTCTCGATAGGTATCGGCGTATTGGCCGGAGTCGTCGGTATAAATATGCTGTTTGGTAATGTGTTAGAGCCGAGAATGATGGGAAAACGTTTGGGATTATCAACATTGGTGGTATTTCTTTCCTTATTATTTTGGGGCTGGTTACTCGGCACGGTCGGTATGTTATT of Actinobacillus arthritidis contains these proteins:
- a CDS encoding cytochrome b562; this translates as MKKFKWLVVATVLAFSSMAFSKGVMMEMFQMKKQLNVLQDAETTEQFQTSIAAFLQQAEKAKEKMPASLDGDQERFVGYQAAMQQVIDVAKQADKQAQQGNLVQAKQMLEVLNDMKQKYHSEYK
- a CDS encoding AI-2E family transporter, producing the protein MEHTSSLTKVLVATASIIIILAGVKMAGEIIIPFLLSLFIAIICSPIIKFMTNRRIPLGIAISLLLGLIILVFFFIAGMVNSAIQEFTASIPQYKVLLTERLDTIFALIKAYNLPVSVTQEDIISKFDPSVVMNFVSRLLLSFSGVVSNIFVLFLVVIFMLFESPMAKYKLALALSPDDDLSNEEYYLNQVLDGVIGYLGVKTVVSALTGISIWILLVMLDVQYAVLWATLAFLLNYIPNIGSFLAGIPIVLQALLLNGFSIGIGVLAGVVGINMLFGNVLEPRMMGKRLGLSTLVVFLSLLFWGWLLGTVGMLLSVPLTMALKIALESSQSTRRYAILLGDVSEISRINNHND